In Helianthus annuus cultivar XRQ/B chromosome 8, HanXRQr2.0-SUNRISE, whole genome shotgun sequence, a single genomic region encodes these proteins:
- the LOC110872176 gene encoding transcription factor bHLH49: MAGEDEIERGNRDEEQIHYNSTNLASDWPFNNNPNDLANTSSNPIWDHHPTNPQNLAAFCDMNMQNNATTSSSSLGFRKGNLDMWAHTNSAIKRGGGGMFLPPGGSAMLPHTLSQFPADSGFIERAARLSSFSAGNFEDIINPFGNAPETSLSPYSSRQQVHPQEGFVGNGFKSGSGEASKDLPLPVDGGTNDGSQPKPGGSGFSGNNLPGETEFSGGGQDENSNSGHGPKKRRRSDQDSEHNQVKRSPQTPGEATKNNSEVQQKGDNTNNPNSVANKSSGKHGKQVSQSSDAPKEEYIHVRARRGQATNSHSLAERVRREKISERMKFLQDLVPGCSKVTGKAVMLDEIINYVQSLQRQVEFLSMKLATVNPRMDFNLEGLLAKDILESRLGSSGSLGFSADMAMPYTTNQSQMVIMQGGIPGVGSSSDAVRRTIGSHLMAIGGGFKDPASQVPSSWDDELNNIVQMGLNPNTPVSSQNLGSTPPGHLKAEP, translated from the exons atgGCTGGTGAGGATGAAATTGAAAGGGGAAATAGAGATGAGGAACAAATACATTACAATTCAACCAATTTAGCCTCAGATTGGCCTTTTAACAACAACCCTAATGATCTTGCAAACACATCAAGTAACCCCATTTGGGATCATCATCCCACAAATCCACAAAATTTAGCTGCTTTTTGTGATATGAATATGCAAAACAATGCAACCACTTCATCATCCTCACTAGGGTTTAGAAAAGGGAATCTTGACATGTGGGCACATACAAATTCTGCCATTAAAAGGGGTGGTGGTGGTATGTTCTTGCCACCGGGCGGTTCCGCTATGCTTCCGCACACGTTATCGCAGTTTCCGGCGGATTCGGGTTTTATCGAGAGGGCAGCTAGGTTATCATCATTTAGTGCTGGTAATTTTGAAGATATTATAAACCCTTTTGGCAATGCACCTGAAACATCTTTGAGCCCTTATTCTAGTAGACAACAAGTGCATCCACAAGAGGGTTTTGTTGGAAATGGGTTTAAATCGGGTTCCGGTGAAGCGTCTAAAGATTTGCCATTGCCGGTTGATGGTGGGACCAATGACGGAAGTCAGCCTAAACCGGGCGGGTCGGGTTTTTCGGGCAATAATTTGCCCGGTGAAACCGAATTTAGTGGTGGTGGTCAGGATGAGAATTCGAACTCGGGTCATGGCCCGAAGAAACGAAGAAGAAGTGATCAG GATAGTGAGCACAATCAAGTCAAACGGTCCCCGCAAACGCCTGGTGAAGCCACAAAGAACAATAGTGAAGTCCAACAAAAGGGTGATAATACTAACAACCCGAATTCGGTTGCTAATAAATCAAGTGGGAAACATGGTAAGCAGGTATCGCAATCATCCGATGCACCAAAGGAAGAATACATCCACGTACGCGCGCGAAGAGGTCAAGCTACTAATAGCCACAGTCTTGCAGAAAGA GTGAGGAGGGAAAAGATTAGTGAAAGAATGAAATTCCTTCAAGACCTTGTCCCCGGATGTAGCAAG GTCACAGGCAAAGCGGTTATGTTGGATGAAATCATTAACTATGTACAGTCGTTACAACGACAAGTTGAG TTTTTGTCGATGAAACTCGCTACTGTTAATCCGAGGATGGATTTTAACCTTGAAGGACTCCTAGCAAAAGAT ATACTTGAATCAAGATTGGGATCTTCCGGTTCACTTGGTTTTAGTGCTGACATGGCTATGCCGTATACTACTAACCAATCACAAATGGTGATAATGCAAGGCGGGATTCCTGGTGTCGGAAGCTCTTCCGATGCAGTCAGAAGAACCATCGGTTCCCATTTGATGGCCATCGGTGGAGGGTTTAAAGATCCTGCTTCCCAG GTACCTAGTTCGTGGGACGACGAGCTTAACAACATCGTCCAAATGGGATTAAATCCTAATACTCCCGTCAGCAGCCAAAATTTAG GATCCACACCTCCAGGCCATCTGAAAGCCGAACCTTAA
- the LOC110872175 gene encoding uncharacterized protein LOC110872175, with the protein MASFSMEDFVGTGCLQKLLPKLLDDGWDDVPTLKIMNSEDMIALNMTQAQQDALEIRSYLHDRALMQYADKLEASGNCLAELLNLATSDLSAQFAMKRGHIARFMDRTSQCEADPIPQSFSLPARKPTVPPSRTMSKTTQSITRPKLQTMSTRSAIAYDATIEQSIADFKIKDGYVFKGIVAALPDEPRACGCIQPPPIVDDAAPYSSIENISVQKLTPEYKIGMERLVKSKAPPMRASDLWRDKPSLLLCIRRPGCIMCRAEAHKLYSKKPIFDALGINLLAVLHEHIESEVRDFWPRYWGGVVLLDKNMDFFKALGGGTLLKDKFISGFLFNPRARANYKRAKAMGIEQNFKGEGEIKGGLFILGRGRTGVAYQFIERNFGDWAPLSEIIDICTRLKNQQAAIEEDSIASRDYE; encoded by the exons ATGGCTTCTTTCTCAATGGAGGATTTTGTGGGAACCGGATGTCTGCAAAAACTTCTTCCGAAACTGTTAGATGACGGTTGGGACGATGTTCCAACTTTGAAGATAATGAATTCGGAAGATATGATTGCACTTAACATGACTCAAGCACAACAG GATGCGTTAGAGATCAGATCGTACCTCCATGATCGCGCACTTATGCAATATGCCGACAAGCTAGAAGCTTCCGGAAACTGTCTGGCCGAGCTTCTAAACCTTGCAACATCAGATCTTTCGGCTCAGTTCGCCATGAAAAGAGGACACATTGCACGGTTCATGGACCGCACCTCTCAATGTGAAGCTGATCCTATCCCACAATCATTTTCACTCCCCGCAAGAAAACCAACGGTCCCACCATCCCGAACCATGTCCAAGACCACCCAATCCATTACAAGACCAAAACTACAAACCATGTCAACACGAAGCGCTATAGCTTATGATGCCACAATCGAGCAATCTATAGCGGACTTCAAGATAAAAGACGGGTATGTATTCAAAGGAATCGTGGCAGCTTTGCCCGATGAGCCACGGGCATGTGGGTGCATACAACCTCCTCCTATAGTTGATGATGCGGCGCCATACTCTAGCATCGAGAATATTTCCGTTCAGAAACTAACTCCTGAGTATAAGATAGGAATGGAGCGGTTGGTCAAGTCAAAGGCGCCACCTATGCGCGCTTCGGATCTGTGGCGTGACAAACCGTCGCTACTTCTTTGTATCCGTCGACCGGGGTGCATCATGTGTAGAGCCGAGGCACACAAACTTTATTCAAAGAAGCCCATATTTGATGCATTAGGGATCAATTTGTTAGCTGTTCTTCATGAACATATAGAATCAGAG GTAAGAGATTTCTGGCCAAGATATTGGGGTGGTGTTGTACTTCTTGACAAGAACATGGACTTCTTCAAAGCTCTAGGTGGAGGGACATTACTCAAGGACAAATTCATATCCGGTTTTTTATTCAATCCGCGAGCGCGAGCCAACTATAAGCGCGCGAAAGCCATGGGTATCGAGCAAAACTTCAAGGGGGAAGGTGAGATCAAAGGTGGACTTTTTATACTTGGCAGAGGAAGAACTGGAGTTGCATACCAGTTTATCGAACGAAATTTTGGTGACTGGGCACCACTTTCGGAAATCATTGATATCTGTACAAGATTAAAG AATCAACAAGCTGCTATCGAGGAGGATTCGATAGCTTCACGCGATTATGAATGA
- the LOC110872173 gene encoding putative U-box domain-containing protein 42: MKQGNSMSSSSISYDWFSSVNNISTASDVKSLLVVISEIIELSTVTQNDDFITIGCYFYRVSLVIMELESSEILLSLSDCIHIAKDLFSSITIPDSQVKTIMKQLESVIKHMGEVLNSIKPSSEEHFHYAVQSLVKDVDSFSFDSFETNVQMEYDLYAINDIESSTDDEPEPEPEPEPETTHVIYNIEPLYETFFCPLTNKIMNDPVTIETGVTYERIAITEWFEKFGNPADIICPKTGVKINSTILNRNIALLETIKQWEVRNEQANIKAAKAVLSLASSKPKILEVIHNLQTLCRTKPYNVVEIRSVGVIPLLATILNREDRDLTVGTLELLTQLTQNDDEDEGKKMIATAVDLSLIIQNLASEVEHLKHSALLLLVELSKSSYFCDQIGSVSGGILMLITLKYRQPVDAFASEKVDEILKNLERSPNNIKIMAENGHWQPLLHHFLEGNEEMKMEMGSYLGEIFLGQDDEIKGYVVETVSPVLIQMVFHGNSLARNVAFKALKQISSHPENATILVKSGIASNMFDEMLKRTIYNEPMNSKAEAAAILANILESGSVQLSDLQTDHKMSLNYVVYTMIKRVRNSTSDDVNINFVRILLCLMKFPKTQEIIVSVVREGDACTNLVELLNNPNEELQVVSIVFSIALSPFFGNILADKLCKTRGQPQALLKDLPETTAPTEKQAVSVKFLAKLPHENLSLNLALFNAVPLILRKLDQVQRSGTRMSKYGSVYLEGLVGILVRFTSTLYEHQFLVLATTFSFTTVFTELLMNTFSDEIQKLSANGLENLSSKTVTLSKPPPKIKKPKLKKFKRFNRLKEFYLQKCFSFDSRYLEIIPPSLCPVHKGVCSSQETFCLVEAHAVEKLLTCFDHTNIQVVEAALSAICTLLDERVDLDASVSILIRNKAIQHVLNVIKAHKNESLRRKAFWILEKLLKEGDVNSTSEISQDKFLRATLINVLHYGNGDIRLMAEKILRHLS, translated from the exons ATGAAACAAGGAAACAGTATGTCAAGCAGTAGCATCAGCTATGATTGGTTTTCTTCG GTGAACAACATCTCAACTGCAAGTGATGTCAAGTCTTTGCTGGTTGTTATTTCCGAAATCATCGAACTATCAACCGTGACACAAAACGACGATTTCATCACAATAGGATGCTATTTTTACCGCGTTTCTTTGGTCATTATGGAGTTAGAATCCTCAGAGATCTTACTATCGCTATCAGACTGCATACACATAGCAAAAGAtcttttctcaagcataaccATTCCAGATTCACAAGTCAAAACCATCATGAAACAGCTTGAGAGTGTGATCAAGCACATGGGCGAAGTACTAAACTCGATAAAACCATCATCCGAAGAACATTTCCACTACGCGGTTCAGTCGTTAGTAAAAGACGTCGACAGTTTTAGTTTTGATTCTTTTGAAACCAATGTTCAGATGGAATATGATCTATACGCCATTAACGATATTGAAAGCTCCACAGACGATGAACCTGAACCTGAACCTGAACCTGAACCTGAAACGACACATGTGATATATAATATAGAACCGTTGTACGAAACTTTCTTTTGTCCATTGACAAATAAGATAATGAATGATCCGGTCACTATAGAAACAGGTGTGACATACGAGAGGATCGCGATAACCGAATGGTTTGAAAAGTTTGGCAATCCTGCTGATATTATCTGCCCGAAAACAGGCGTGAAGATAAACAGTACGATTTTGAACCGAAATATCGCGTTGCTGGAAACGATTAAGCAATGGGAGGTAAGAAATGAGCAAGCGAACATAAAGGCAGCAAAAGCGGTTCTATCGTTAGCCAGTTCTAAGCCCAAGATTCTTGAAGTGATACACAATTTGCAGACTTTATGCAGAACAAAACCGTACAACGTGGTGGAGATACGCAGCGTTGGCGTCATACCGCTTCTTGCAACAATCTTGAACCGTGAAGATAGAGATTTGACCGTTGGAACACTCGAGTTACTTACACAGTTGACccaaaatgatgatgaagatgaaggaaaa aAAATGATTGCTACAGCGGTGGATTTATCGCTGATAATACAAAATTTAGCGAGTGAAGTTGAACATCTCAAGCATTCGGCTTTGCTGCTGCTAGTTGAGCTTTCGAAAAGTAGTTACTTTTGTGATCAAATCGGTTCGGTTAGTGGCGGGATTTTGATGCTGATTACTCTAAAGTACAGACAACCCGTTGACGCATTCGCATCAGAGAAAGTCGACGAAATCTTGAAGAACTTGGAGAGATCGCCAAATAACATCAAGATCATGGCGGAAAATGGACATTGGCAGCCTCTTTTGCATCATTTTCTTGAAG GTAATGAAGAGATGAAGATGGAGATGGGGAGTTATCTTGGCGAAATTTTTCTCGGACAGGACGACGAGATTAAAGGTTATGTCGTGGAGACGGTTTCGCCGGTTTTAATCCAAATGGTGTTTCATGGAAACTCTTTAGCACGAAATGTTGCGTTTAAAGCGCTGAAGCAGATCTCATCGCACCCCGAAAACGCAACAATTCTTGTGAAATCAGGTATTGCAAGTAAcatgttcgatgaaatgcttaaaAGAACGATTTACAACGAGCCAATGAATTCAAAAGCAGAAGCTGCAGCCATACTTGCAAATATACTTGAATCAGGATCTGTACAGCTAAGTGATCTACAAACCGATCACAAAATGTCGTTGAATTATGTCGTATACACCATGATCAAAAGGGTCCGGAACTCAACCTCTGACGACGTGAACATCAACTTTGTTAGAATCCTATTATGCCTCATGAAATTCCCAAAAACCCAAGAGATTATCGTGTCGGTGGTAAGAGAGGGTGATGCTTGTACAAATCTAGTTGAGCTTTTGAACAACCCGAATGAGGAACTACAAGTGGTTTCAATTGTGTTTTCGATAGCTCTTTCGCCCTTTTTCGGCAACATATTAGCCGACAAATTATGCAAAACTAGAGGTCAACCACAAGCCTTGCTAAAAGACTTGCCGGAAACCACTGCACCCACCGAAAAACAAGCGGTTTCGGTCAAGTTCCTAGCCAAACTTCCCCATGAAAATCTTTCGCTGAACCTCGCTTTGTTTAACGCAGTCCCTttgattttaagaaagttagatCAAGTTCAACGATCCGGCACGCGAATGAGCAAATACGGAAGCGTTTATCTAGAAGGACTTGTGGGAATTCTTGTAAGATTTACATCAACTCTTTATGAGCATCAGTTTTTGGTTCTAGCGACAACTTTCAGCTTCACGACTGTGTTCACCGAACTGCTTATGAACACGTTTAGCGACGAAATCCAGAAGCTGTCGGCAAACGGGTTAGAAAATCTGTCTTCAAAAACTGTTACGTTATCAAAACCGCCACCAAAAATCAAGAAACCGAAACTCAAAAAGTTCAAAAGGTTCAACAGGCTCAAAGAGTTCTATTTACAAAAGTGTTTCTCATTTGATTCAAGATATCTCGAAATCATACCACCGTCACTATGCCCCGTTCACAAGGGAGTTTGTTCTTCACAGGAAACCTTTTGTTTGGTTGAAGCACACGCAGTAGAAAAGCTGTTGACTTGCTTTGACCATACCAATATTCAAGTTGTGGAGGCTGCATTATCGGCTATCTGCACGCTGTTAGACGAACGGGTTGATTTGGACGCCAGTGTGAGTATTTTGATCCGAAATAAAGCCATACAACATGTATTAAATGTGATAAAAGCGCATAAAAACGAGTCTTTGAGGCGAAAAGCATTCTGGATATTGGAGAAACTGTTAAAGGAAGGAGATGTTAACTCAACTTCAGAAATATCACAAGACAAATTCTTGCGCGCGACGTTAATTAATGTTTTGCATTATGGCAATGGGGATATTAGATTGATGGCTGAGAAAATCTTGAGGCACTTGAGTTAA
- the LOC110872172 gene encoding DNA-directed RNA polymerase 1, mitochondrial, whose product MWRSVFNRASIKNLKGFADKSCFKHTQFRPNLAKSTQFELTHNRNYSNFEKGIRQIRVLDNPNLKNLGVCYNFSYLSSHGFIKGFASSAAAEEIVSTEEEDSDEIREMVGQLDKEIKAIDHRKQPKLVNGMGQGKYIALRRRQTKVETEAWEAAAKEYQELLVDMCEQKLAPNLPYVKSLFLGWFEPLKNAISAEQDLCREGRNRGAYAPQFDQLPADMMSIITMHKLMGLLMTGGGQGGARVVQAAVHIGEAIEHEARIHRFMEKSKRKTTLNESPDDDSETVNNEQQMQKLRKKVNVLVKKNKLQQVRHIVKQQDDLKPWGQDAQVKVGSRLIQLLIETAYIQPPVDQFEDCPPDVRPAFLHTLKTVETPRGSRRYGVIECDPLVRRGLEKSAMHMVIPYMPMLLPPVNWTGYNRGAYLFLPSYIMRTHGAKQQRDVVKRTPKKQLESVFKALNTLGATKWRVNRKVLDVVDRIWASGGRIADLVDRDDVPTPEEPDTDDETELKKWKWKVKSIKKENRERHSQRCDIELKLAVARKMKNEEGFYYPHNLDFRGRAYPMHPYLNHLGSDLCRGVLEFAEGRPLGESGLKWLKIHLANVYGGGVDKLSHEGRMSFTEKHLDDIFDSSDRPLEGKRWWLRAEDPFQCLATCINLSEALRSSSPETTISHMPVHQDGSCNGLQHYAALGRDKLGAAAVNLVQGEKPADVYSGIAARVIEIMRRDAEGDPTTDQNAKHARLLVDQVDRKLVKQTVMTSVYGVTYIGARDQIKRRLKERCAIEDDAELFAAACYAAKITLTALGEMFEAARSIMSWLGDCARVIAMKNHSVQWVTPLGLPVVQPYRKLGRHLIKTSLQVLTLQRETDKVMVKRQRTAFPPNFVHSLDGSHMMMTAIACKEAGLSFAGVHDSFWTHACDVDQMNHILREKFVELYEAPILENLLESFQKSFPNLEFPPLPERGDFDLKEVLKSPYFFN is encoded by the exons ATGTGGAGAAGCGTCTTTAACCGAGcttcaatcaaaaacctaaaagGGTTTGCTGACAAATCTTGTTTTAAACACACCCAATTTCGTCCAAATCTTGCAAAATCCACACAATTTGAGCTGACCCACAACCGAAATTATTCAAATTTCGAAAAGGGTATTCGTCAAATCAGAGTTCTTGATAATCCCAATTTGAAAAATTTAGGGGTTTGTTATAATTTCTCATATTTATCATCACATGGGTTTATTAAGGGTTTTGCTAGTTCAGCTGCCGCAGAGGAGATTGTGTCAACAGAAGAAGAAGACAGTGATGAAATCCGTGAAATGGTTGGTCAATTAGATAAGGAGATCAAGGCGATTGATCACCGAAAACAGCCGAAACTGGTTAACGGAATGGGGCAGGGGAAGTACATTGCGCTGCGAAGACGACAGACTAAGGTCGAAACGGAGGCGTGGGAGGCTGCAGCGAAAGAGTATCAGGAGCTTTTAGTGGATATGTGTGAGCAGAAGCTTGCACCTAATTTGCCTTATGTGAAGTCATTGTTTTTAGGTTGGTTTGAACCGTTGAAGAATGCGATTTCGGCCGAGCAGGATTTGTGTAGGGAAGGGAGGAACAGAGGGGCGTATGCGCCGCAGTTTGATCAGTTGCCTGCGGATATGATGAGTATTATTACTATGCATAAGTTGATGGGTCTGTTGATGACTGGTGGTGGTCAAGGTGGGGCCCGAGTCGTGCAGGCCGCTGTCCATATTGGTGAAGCCATCGAGCACGAG GCAAGGATACATAGATTTATGGAGAAATCTAAGAGAAAGACTACATTAAACGAAAGCCCTGATGACGATTCAGAAACGGTGAATAACGAGCAACAGATGCAGAAATTAAGGAAAAAGGttaatgttttagtgaaaaaGAATAAGCTGCAGCAAGTAAGACATATTGTGAAACAACAAGACGATTTGAAGCCATGGGGACAGGATGCGCAAGTTAAG GTTGGTTCTCGTTTGATCCAGTTGTTAATTGAGACAGCTTATATACAACCTCCTGTTGACCAATTTGAAGATTGTCCTCCTGATGTTCGGCCTGCATTTTTACACACTTTAAAAACCGTGGAAACACC GAGAGGTAGCAGACGATACGGAGTTATCGAGTGTGATCCTCTCGTTCGACGAGGACTCGAGAAAAGC GCTATGCACATGGTGATTCCGTACATGCCGATGCTGCTCCCTCCAGTAAACTGGACCGG TTACAATAGAGGAGCTTACTTATTTCTACCATCGTATATTATGCGCACACATGGAGCAAAACAACAACGTGATGTTGTTAAACGCACTCCGAAGAAGCAACTAGAATCTGTTTTTAAG GCACTTAATACACTTGGTGCTACAAAATGGAGGGTGAATAGAAAAGTCCTGGATGTTGTTGACCGAATTTGGGCTAGTGGAGGCCGTATAGCTGATTTAGTTGACCGTGATGAT GTTCCAACACCTGAAGAACCGGATACGGATGATGAAACCGAATTGAAAAAATGgaaatggaaagttaaatccATAAAGAAGGAAAACCGAGAAAGACATTCACAACGATGTGATATTGAACTAAAACTCGCT GTTGCTAGGAAAATGAAAAATGAGGAAGGTTTTTACTACCCGCACAATCTCGATTTCCGTGGGCGTGCATACCCAATGCACCCGTATTTAAATCATTTAGGGTCCGATTTATGTCGGGGTGTTCTTGAGTTTGCCGAGGGGCGACCACTTGGCGAGTCGGGATTAAAATGGCTTAAAATACATTTGGCAAATGTTTACGGTGGTGGTGTGGATAAATTATCACACGAGGGCCGAATGTCATTTACGGAAAAACATTTGGATGATATATTTGATTCTTCAGACCGGCCCCTTGAAGGAAAAAGATGGTGGCTACGAGCAGAGGACCCGTTTCAATGTTTGGCTACATGCATTAATCTCTCTGAAGCGTTAAGAAGCTCGTCTCCCGAGACTACCATATCACACATGCCTGTTCACCAG GATGGTTCGTGTAACGGCTTACAGCATTACGCTGCACTTGGAAGGGACAAG CTAGGAGCAGCAGCTGTTAATCTCGTTCAAGGAGAAAAGCCGGCTGATGTGTACTCCGGGATTGCTGCCAG AGTGATTGAGATCATGAGGAGAGACGCAGAGGGAGACCCAACAACCGATCAAAACGCTAAGCACGCACGATTGTTAGTTGACCAG GTGGACAGGAAGTTGGTTAAGCAAACCGTGATGACATCAGTGTACGGTGTCACATATATCGGTGCACGCGACCAAATCAAAAGGAGGTTAAAGGAACGTTGTGCCATTGAAGATGATGCTGAATTGTTCGCTGCCGCTTGTTATGCTGCAAAA ATCACGTTGACTGCTTTGGGTGAGATGTTTGAAGCTGCAAGAAGTATTATGAGTTGGCTCGGTGATTGTGCAAGG GTTATAGCGATGAAAAACCATTCCGTACAATGGGTGACGCCTCTTGGACTTCCTGTTGTACAGCCGTACCGCAAATTAGGAAGGCACCTT ATAAAGACGTCTCTTCAAGTTTTAACACTGCAAAGAGAAACCGATAAGGTGATGGTTAAGCGGCAAAGAACGGCTTTTCCGCCTAATTTTGTCCACTCTCTTGATGGGTCCCACATGATGATGACAGCCATCGCTTGTAAAGAAGCCGGTTTAAGTTTTGCAG GGGTGCATGATTCATTTTGGACACACGCGTGTGATGTTGACCAGATGAACCATATCCTTAGAGAAAAGTTCGTTGAACTTTACGAAGCACCAATCCTAGAAAAT TTGTTGGAGAGTTTTCAGAAGTCATTCCCGAATTTAGAATTTCCTCCGTTGCCGGAGAGGGGTGATTTTGACCTAAAAGAGGTTTTGAAGTCCCCATATTTCTTCAACTAA
- the LOC110869614 gene encoding uncharacterized protein LOC110869614, giving the protein MANEIPLFFPPDSSEESSGSSILFFQNLIEEAELQDTGTSNRRRYIKHQRELGHETLMADYFVEDPKYNEDIFRHRFRISKSLFLKIVSDVEANDSWFQEGYDARGRKGFTPLQKVTSAIKQFTTGSTPDENDEYLHMAERTSRECLECFCDTVCKIYAPEFLHRPTSHDMTLLYEAHEENITFQLF; this is encoded by the exons ATGGCGAATGAAATCCCGTTGTTTTTTCCACCCGATAGTAGCGAAGAATCATCCGGTAGTAGCATTCTTTTTTTCCAAAATCTCATCGAAGAAGCCGAACTTCAAGACACGGGCACATCTAACCGAAGGAGATATATTAAACATCAACGTGAGCTTGggcatgagacactcatggcgGATTATTTTGTCGAAGACCCGAAATACAATGAAGATATTTTTCGGCATAGGTTCCGTATATCGAAAAgtttgtttctaaaaattgtGAGCGACGTGGAAGCGAACGACTCGTGGTTTCAAGAGGGCTACGATGCGCGAGGTAGGAAGGGCTTTAcgccgttgcaaaaggttacaTCGGCTATTAAACAGTTCACAACTGGTAGCACTCCAGACGAGAACGACGAGTACTTGCATATGGCCGAAAGGACTTCCCGCGAGTGCCTAGAATGTTTTTGTGACACGGTTTGCAAAATATACGCTCCGGAGTTCTTACATAGACCGACAAGCCACGACATGACACTTTTATACGAAGCTCATGAGGAAAACATCACCTTCCAG ttgttttaa